Proteins from one Hydrogenophaga sp. SL48 genomic window:
- a CDS encoding acetyl-CoA C-acyltransferase — protein sequence MSKQIQDAYIVAATRTPIGRSHKGSFKHLRPDDLLAHALRSAMAQVPGLDPKAVEDVICGCAIPEGQQGLNVARIGAILAGLPNSVGGITVNRFCASGLSAVQMAADRIRVGEADVMIAAGTESMSMVPMMGNTPSLSPTIFRNTDDVESYGIAYGMGLTAEKVAQQWKVSRDAQDAFAVQSHQRAVIAMKNGEFTDEITPVEVTDRSVDLETAEVSTTSRIISLDEGARPDTSLEGLAKLRTVFAARGSVTAGNSSQTSDGAGALILVSEAALKRYNLTPLARFVSYASRGVPPHLMGIGPVEAIPAALKNAGLKQDDIDWFELNEAFAAQSLAVLNTLGLDPAKVNPMGGAIALGHPLGATGAIRAATVVHALRRHNKKYGMVTMCVGMGQGAAGIFERL from the coding sequence ATGAGCAAACAGATCCAAGACGCCTACATCGTCGCCGCCACCCGCACCCCCATCGGCCGTTCGCACAAGGGCTCGTTCAAGCACCTGCGCCCGGACGACCTGCTGGCCCACGCGCTGCGTTCGGCCATGGCCCAGGTGCCTGGCCTGGACCCGAAGGCTGTGGAGGACGTGATCTGCGGCTGCGCCATTCCCGAAGGGCAACAAGGCCTGAACGTCGCACGCATCGGCGCCATCCTGGCGGGCTTGCCCAACTCGGTGGGCGGCATCACCGTCAACCGCTTCTGCGCCTCCGGCCTGTCGGCCGTGCAGATGGCGGCCGACCGCATCCGCGTCGGCGAGGCCGACGTGATGATCGCCGCCGGCACCGAGAGCATGAGCATGGTGCCGATGATGGGCAACACGCCCAGCCTGTCGCCCACCATCTTCCGCAACACCGACGACGTGGAGAGCTACGGCATTGCCTACGGCATGGGCCTCACGGCCGAGAAGGTGGCGCAGCAGTGGAAGGTGTCGCGCGACGCACAGGACGCGTTCGCGGTGCAGTCGCACCAGCGCGCCGTGATCGCGATGAAGAACGGTGAGTTCACCGACGAGATCACGCCGGTGGAAGTGACCGACCGCAGCGTGGACCTGGAGACCGCCGAGGTCAGCACCACCAGCCGCATCATCAGCCTCGACGAAGGCGCGCGCCCCGACACCTCGCTCGAAGGCCTCGCCAAGCTGCGCACCGTGTTCGCCGCGCGCGGCTCGGTGACCGCCGGCAACAGCTCGCAGACCAGCGACGGCGCGGGCGCGCTGATCCTGGTGAGCGAGGCCGCCTTGAAGCGCTACAACCTCACCCCGCTGGCCCGCTTCGTGAGCTACGCGTCGCGCGGCGTGCCGCCGCACCTCATGGGCATTGGTCCGGTCGAGGCGATCCCGGCGGCGTTGAAGAACGCCGGCCTGAAGCAGGACGACATCGACTGGTTCGAACTCAACGAGGCCTTCGCCGCGCAGTCGCTGGCGGTGCTGAACACGCTGGGCCTCGACCCCGCCAAGGTCAACCCCATGGGCGGCGCCATCGCGCTGGGCCACCCGCTGGGCGCCACCGGTGCCATCCGCGCGGCGACCGTGGTGCACGCCCTGCGTCGGCACAACAAGAAGTACGGCATGGTCACGATGTGTGTGGGCATGGGGCAAGGGGCGGCAGGAATCTTCGAACGGCTATGA
- a CDS encoding endonuclease domain-containing protein: MQNQATPKAQVNARALRRDMTDAERKLWSGLRGEQLGFKFRRQHPLGPYIADFACLEPKLIVELDGSQHADSQTYDMAREAYLKAQGFEVLRFPSNAPFQNLDGVLSAILHSLNNLAGVAPIPAFLQRGKGPDTAEGAKP; the protein is encoded by the coding sequence ATGCAAAACCAAGCCACCCCCAAAGCCCAAGTCAACGCCCGTGCCCTGCGGCGGGACATGACCGACGCCGAGCGCAAGCTCTGGTCGGGTCTTCGGGGTGAACAGCTGGGTTTCAAATTCCGTCGGCAACACCCGCTGGGCCCCTACATCGCCGATTTCGCATGCCTCGAACCAAAACTGATCGTCGAACTCGACGGCTCGCAGCATGCAGACAGCCAGACCTATGACATGGCTCGGGAGGCGTATCTCAAAGCCCAGGGCTTTGAAGTGCTGCGCTTCCCGTCCAACGCACCGTTCCAGAACCTCGATGGCGTGCTGAGCGCCATCCTTCATTCACTCAACAACCTGGCGGGCGTTGCCCCCATCCCTGCCTTCCTCCAGAGGGGGAAGGGGCCAGACACCGCTGAAGGAGCAAAACCATGA
- a CDS encoding 3-hydroxyacyl-CoA dehydrogenase/enoyl-CoA hydratase family protein: MKRFQVKKVAVLGAGVMGAQIAAHLVNVKVPVVLFDLPAKEGPKNGIVIRAIENLKKLKPSPLGVVSDADLIGQANYEEHMEQLKDCDLIIEAIAERMDWKLDLYTKIAPFIAEHAIVASNTSGLSITKLSEVLPEAIKPRFCGIHFFNPPRYMTLVELIATPTTQPQILDDLESFVTSGLGKGVVRAKDTPNFVANRIGIAGMLATMKEVENFGLTYDVVDDLTGKRLGRASSGTFRTADVVGLDTMAHVVKTLQDNLSLETDPFYGSFGTPPVLAKLLELKNLGQKTKAGFFKKVGRDILRFDLESEAYVPAGEKADEVYGRMLKRPAAERLKLLRNAEGPQGQFLWAILRNSFHYAAVHLATIAETARDVDQAMRWGFGMKQGPFELWQEAGWLDVAKMVQEDIDAGKALSKAPLPEWVFKGPVAEAGGVHTAQGSWNPSKGVFEARRSLPVYGRQHFPELLLGEAGPKFETAGTTIEENDAIRIWTLDGEVLIASIKTKMHAISPEVCEGLMAAVDLAEQAYQGLVIWSGDEPFSAGADLQAMLPAFMAVGVSAIEDAEGFMQQTMLRLRYANVPVVSAVRGLALGGGCELAVYSARRVVHMESYIGLVEVGVGLVPGAGGLTYIARRAAENAETSTGKDLLPFLTEGFTAAAMAKVGTSALESRKLGYVLHSDVVVPHKDELLFVAINEAKALFNGGYRAPHKRLFPVAGRDGKATILGSLVNMRDGGFISQHDFHIASLIAGVVTGGDVDPGTLVNEDYLMTLERRAFCSLIVHPKTQERILGMLNTGKPVRN, translated from the coding sequence ATGAAACGATTCCAAGTGAAAAAAGTCGCTGTGCTCGGCGCGGGCGTGATGGGTGCGCAGATCGCTGCGCACCTGGTCAACGTCAAGGTGCCGGTGGTTCTGTTCGACCTGCCGGCCAAGGAAGGCCCTAAGAACGGCATCGTCATCCGCGCCATCGAGAACCTCAAGAAACTCAAGCCCTCGCCGCTGGGCGTGGTGAGCGACGCTGACCTGATTGGCCAGGCCAACTACGAAGAGCACATGGAGCAGTTGAAAGACTGCGACCTGATCATCGAGGCCATCGCCGAGCGCATGGACTGGAAGCTCGACCTGTACACGAAGATCGCGCCGTTCATTGCCGAACACGCCATCGTCGCGTCCAACACCTCGGGCCTGTCGATCACCAAGCTTTCCGAGGTGCTGCCCGAGGCGATCAAGCCGCGCTTCTGCGGCATCCACTTCTTCAACCCGCCGCGCTACATGACGCTGGTGGAGCTGATTGCCACGCCCACCACGCAGCCGCAGATCCTCGACGACCTGGAGAGCTTCGTCACCAGCGGACTGGGCAAGGGCGTGGTGCGCGCCAAGGACACGCCCAACTTCGTCGCCAACCGCATCGGCATCGCTGGCATGCTGGCGACGATGAAAGAGGTGGAGAACTTCGGTCTGACCTACGACGTGGTCGACGACCTCACTGGCAAGCGCCTGGGCCGTGCGAGCAGCGGCACCTTCCGCACCGCCGACGTGGTGGGCCTGGACACCATGGCGCATGTGGTCAAGACGCTGCAGGACAACCTGAGCCTGGAGACCGATCCGTTCTATGGCAGCTTCGGCACGCCGCCCGTGCTGGCCAAACTGCTGGAGCTCAAGAACCTGGGTCAGAAGACCAAGGCCGGCTTCTTCAAGAAGGTCGGCCGCGACATCCTTCGCTTCGACCTGGAGAGCGAAGCGTACGTGCCTGCGGGCGAGAAGGCCGACGAGGTCTATGGCCGCATGCTCAAGCGACCGGCCGCCGAGCGCCTGAAACTGCTGCGCAACGCCGAAGGCCCGCAGGGCCAGTTCCTCTGGGCCATCCTGCGCAACAGCTTCCACTACGCCGCCGTGCACCTGGCCACCATCGCCGAGACCGCGCGCGACGTGGACCAGGCCATGCGCTGGGGCTTCGGCATGAAGCAGGGCCCGTTCGAGCTGTGGCAGGAAGCCGGCTGGCTGGATGTGGCGAAGATGGTCCAGGAAGACATCGATGCCGGCAAGGCGCTCTCCAAAGCGCCGCTGCCGGAGTGGGTGTTCAAGGGGCCGGTCGCCGAGGCGGGTGGCGTGCACACCGCTCAGGGGTCGTGGAACCCGTCCAAGGGCGTGTTCGAGGCGCGCCGCAGTCTGCCGGTCTACGGACGCCAGCACTTCCCCGAGCTGCTGCTCGGCGAGGCCGGGCCGAAGTTCGAAACGGCCGGCACCACCATCGAAGAAAACGATGCCATCCGCATCTGGACGCTGGACGGCGAGGTGCTGATCGCCAGCATCAAGACCAAGATGCACGCCATCAGCCCCGAGGTCTGCGAAGGCCTGATGGCCGCGGTGGACCTGGCCGAGCAGGCATACCAGGGCCTGGTGATCTGGTCGGGCGACGAGCCCTTCAGCGCCGGCGCCGACCTGCAGGCCATGCTGCCGGCCTTCATGGCCGTGGGCGTGAGCGCCATCGAAGATGCCGAAGGCTTCATGCAACAGACCATGCTGCGCCTGCGCTACGCCAACGTGCCGGTGGTCAGTGCCGTGCGCGGCCTGGCGCTGGGCGGCGGGTGTGAACTGGCCGTGTACAGCGCGCGCCGCGTGGTGCACATGGAGAGCTACATCGGTCTGGTGGAAGTGGGTGTGGGTCTCGTGCCCGGCGCCGGCGGCCTCACCTACATCGCCCGCCGTGCGGCCGAGAACGCCGAAACCTCCACCGGCAAGGACCTGCTGCCTTTCCTCACCGAAGGCTTCACCGCCGCGGCCATGGCCAAGGTGGGTACGAGCGCGCTGGAGTCGAGAAAGCTTGGCTACGTGCTGCACTCCGACGTGGTCGTGCCGCACAAGGACGAGCTGCTGTTCGTCGCCATCAACGAGGCCAAGGCTTTGTTCAATGGCGGCTACCGCGCACCGCACAAGCGCCTGTTCCCGGTGGCCGGCCGCGACGGCAAGGCCACCATCTTGGGCAGCCTGGTCAACATGCGCGACGGCGGCTTCATCAGCCAGCACGACTTCCACATCGCCTCGCTGATCGCGGGCGTGGTGACGGGCGGTGACGTCGATCCCGGCACGCTGGTGAACGAGGATTACCTGATGACGCTGGAGCGCCGGGCCTTCTGCTCGCTGATCGTGCACCCGAAGACGCAGGAGCGGATTCTGGGGATGTTGAATACAGGGAAGCCGGTTCGGAATTGA
- a CDS encoding DUF2147 domain-containing protein — protein sequence MKTTALTALLSLAAVSAFAQSTPAGLWKTIDDDTKKEKSLVRITDNNGVFSGRIEKLLDPDTKPDAVCEKCTDDRKDKPVLGMTILRNLKQNSDDKAVYDGGDIVDPNNGKVYRTRLKPVDGGKKLEMRGYIGPFYRTQVWQRIE from the coding sequence ATGAAGACGACCGCCCTGACCGCGTTGCTGAGCCTTGCCGCCGTGTCCGCCTTCGCGCAGTCGACGCCGGCGGGCCTGTGGAAGACCATCGACGACGACACGAAGAAAGAGAAGTCGCTGGTGCGCATCACGGACAACAACGGTGTCTTCTCCGGCCGCATCGAAAAGCTGCTCGACCCGGACACCAAGCCCGACGCGGTGTGTGAGAAGTGCACCGACGACCGCAAGGACAAACCCGTGCTGGGCATGACCATCCTGCGCAACCTCAAGCAGAACAGCGATGACAAGGCCGTCTACGACGGTGGTGACATCGTGGACCCGAACAACGGCAAGGTCTACCGCACGCGCCTCAAGCCGGTCGACGGCGGCAAAAAACTGGAGATGCGCGGCTACATCGGACCGTTCTACCGCACGCAGGTCTGGCAAAGGATCGAATGA
- a CDS encoding acyl-CoA dehydrogenase C-terminal domain-containing protein, which produces MPVYNPPLRDMQFVMHEVLNVTAEFQGMPQHAEVDADTINAVLEEAGKFASEVIFPLNISGDTEGCKLDQKTHEVTTPKGFKEAYKTYVDGGWAALSCDPEFGGQGLPLVVNQCLYEMMNSANQAWTMYPGLTHGAYASLHTHGTPEQKATYLAKMTSGEWTGTMCLTEPHCGTDLGLMRTKAEPLADGTYKITGNKIFISAGEHDMAPNIIHLVLARLPDAPPGIKGISLFVVPKFLVNADGSLGERNGIYCGGLEHKMGIHGNATAQIVIDGAIGTLVGQPHKGMQGMFVMMNAARLGVGNQSLGLTEVAYQNALAYAKDRIQMRSLTGAKAKDKPADPIIVHPDVRKMLLTAKAYAEGGRALAIYSSVLLEKVHNHPDEKVRKDSDEMLSLLTPITKAFLTDNGYQAATMCQQVFGGHGYIKEWGMEQFVRDARINMIYEGTNTIQSLDLLGRKVLGNNGATLKKFGKLVGALVMEEGVNEKMAEFINPLAVLGEQITKFTMELGFKGLQNPDEVGAAAVDYLRVAGHLVFGYFWARMAQVALREIAAGNTDPFYVAKLQTARFYFAKLFPETATLMRTARAGSKVLMDTDAALA; this is translated from the coding sequence ATGCCCGTCTACAACCCGCCCCTGCGCGACATGCAGTTTGTGATGCACGAAGTGCTGAACGTGACCGCCGAGTTCCAGGGCATGCCGCAGCACGCGGAGGTCGATGCCGACACCATCAACGCGGTGCTGGAAGAGGCCGGCAAGTTCGCCAGCGAAGTGATCTTTCCGCTGAACATCAGCGGCGACACCGAGGGTTGCAAGCTCGACCAGAAGACCCATGAAGTCACCACGCCCAAGGGCTTCAAGGAGGCCTACAAGACCTATGTGGACGGTGGCTGGGCCGCGCTCTCCTGCGACCCCGAGTTCGGTGGTCAGGGCCTGCCGCTGGTGGTGAACCAGTGCCTCTATGAAATGATGAACTCGGCCAACCAGGCCTGGACCATGTACCCCGGCCTCACGCACGGCGCCTACGCCTCGCTGCACACGCACGGCACGCCCGAGCAGAAGGCCACCTACCTCGCGAAGATGACCAGCGGCGAGTGGACCGGCACCATGTGCCTGACCGAACCGCACTGCGGCACCGATCTGGGCCTGATGCGCACCAAGGCCGAACCGCTGGCCGACGGCACCTACAAGATCACCGGCAACAAGATCTTCATCAGCGCCGGCGAACACGACATGGCGCCCAACATCATCCACCTGGTGCTGGCCCGCCTGCCCGATGCGCCTCCCGGCATCAAGGGCATCAGCCTGTTCGTGGTGCCGAAGTTCCTGGTGAACGCCGACGGCTCGCTGGGTGAGCGCAACGGCATCTACTGCGGCGGCCTGGAACACAAGATGGGCATCCACGGCAACGCCACGGCGCAGATCGTGATCGACGGCGCCATCGGCACCCTGGTGGGTCAGCCGCACAAGGGCATGCAAGGCATGTTCGTGATGATGAACGCCGCCCGCCTGGGCGTGGGCAACCAGTCGCTCGGCCTGACCGAGGTGGCCTACCAGAACGCGCTGGCCTACGCCAAGGACCGCATCCAGATGCGCAGCCTGACCGGCGCCAAGGCCAAGGACAAGCCGGCCGATCCGATCATCGTGCACCCCGACGTGCGCAAGATGCTGCTGACCGCCAAGGCCTACGCCGAAGGCGGCCGCGCGCTCGCCATCTACAGCTCGGTGCTGCTGGAGAAGGTGCACAACCACCCCGACGAGAAGGTGCGCAAGGACAGCGACGAGATGCTCTCGCTGCTGACCCCCATCACCAAGGCCTTCCTGACCGACAACGGCTACCAGGCCGCCACCATGTGCCAGCAGGTCTTCGGTGGCCACGGCTACATCAAGGAATGGGGCATGGAGCAGTTCGTGCGCGACGCCCGCATCAACATGATCTACGAAGGCACCAACACCATCCAGAGCCTGGACCTGCTGGGCCGCAAGGTGCTGGGCAACAACGGCGCCACGCTCAAGAAATTCGGCAAGCTGGTGGGCGCGCTGGTGATGGAAGAGGGCGTCAACGAGAAGATGGCCGAGTTCATCAACCCGCTGGCGGTGCTGGGCGAGCAGATCACCAAATTCACCATGGAGCTGGGCTTCAAGGGCCTGCAGAACCCCGACGAGGTGGGCGCCGCCGCGGTGGACTACCTGCGCGTGGCCGGCCACCTGGTGTTCGGCTACTTCTGGGCCCGCATGGCGCAGGTCGCGCTGCGCGAGATCGCCGCCGGCAACACCGACCCGTTCTACGTGGCCAAGCTGCAGACCGCGCGCTTCTATTTCGCCAAGCTGTTCCCCGAGACCGCGACGCTGATGCGCACGGCGCGCGCCGGCAGCAAGGTGCTGATGGATACCGACGCGGCCTTGGCATGA
- a CDS encoding TetR/AcrR family transcriptional regulator encodes MSISSSVKRARRETAEVRPLQKGQQTKAAIVDAALGLATQIGLEGLSIGALAEVMQMSKSGVFAHFGSREELQISVVREYHTRFEEEVFYPAMSAPRGLPRLRAMFDNWMKRTSVEIDSGCIYISGAVEFDDRPGPVRDALASSVNTWLSAMQRAINIAVEEGHLRADTDADQMRFEIHSLILALHYEARFLRSPDSLKRSLAAFEGIVARFSVAQAADTTPPAPRRARKSAAPKV; translated from the coding sequence ATGAGCATCTCTTCTTCCGTCAAGCGCGCCCGCCGTGAAACCGCCGAGGTTCGACCCCTGCAGAAGGGCCAGCAGACCAAGGCGGCCATCGTCGACGCCGCGCTCGGTCTGGCCACGCAGATCGGCCTGGAGGGCCTGTCCATCGGTGCCTTGGCCGAGGTCATGCAGATGAGCAAGTCGGGTGTGTTCGCCCACTTCGGCTCGCGCGAAGAGCTGCAGATCTCGGTGGTGCGCGAGTACCACACACGCTTCGAGGAAGAGGTGTTCTATCCCGCCATGAGCGCGCCGCGCGGGCTGCCCCGACTGCGCGCCATGTTCGACAACTGGATGAAGCGCACCTCGGTCGAGATCGACTCGGGTTGCATCTACATCAGCGGCGCGGTCGAGTTCGACGACCGGCCCGGCCCGGTGCGCGACGCGCTGGCCAGCTCGGTGAACACCTGGCTGAGCGCGATGCAGCGCGCCATCAACATCGCGGTCGAAGAGGGGCACCTGCGCGCCGACACCGACGCCGACCAGATGCGCTTCGAGATCCACTCGCTCATCTTGGCCTTGCACTACGAGGCGCGTTTCCTGCGCAGCCCCGATTCGCTCAAGCGATCGCTGGCGGCCTTTGAAGGCATCGTGGCCCGCTTCAGTGTAGCGCAGGCCGCCGACACCACCCCACCAGCACCCAGGCGCGCGCGAAAGAGCGCAGCGCCCAAGGTCTGA